Proteins from a single region of Belliella baltica DSM 15883:
- a CDS encoding metallophosphoesterase family protein, whose protein sequence is MKKIALISDSHGYMDEAIVSHLQDADEVWHAGDIGDLEILEYLPKEKIHRIITGNIDDQTAQERYPEEIWFEVEGLKVGMLHIGGKPPRYANGVKEKIQKNGAKLFVCGHSHICKVEFDPKVDCLYMNPGAIGRHGFHVIRTMLLFEINQGKLQNLRVVELGKRAK, encoded by the coding sequence TTGAAGAAAATTGCTTTAATTTCAGATTCTCATGGATATATGGACGAGGCGATTGTAAGCCATTTGCAAGATGCAGATGAAGTTTGGCATGCAGGAGATATTGGCGACTTGGAAATTTTGGAATATTTACCAAAAGAAAAAATCCATAGAATCATTACAGGAAATATTGATGACCAAACTGCTCAGGAACGCTATCCCGAAGAAATTTGGTTTGAAGTAGAGGGTTTGAAAGTTGGGATGCTTCATATTGGGGGCAAACCACCGAGATATGCAAATGGTGTGAAGGAGAAAATCCAAAAAAATGGTGCAAAGTTATTTGTTTGCGGTCATTCACATATTTGCAAAGTGGAATTTGATCCGAAAGTAGATTGCCTTTATATGAATCCAGGAGCTATTGGAAGACATGGATTTCATGTGATTCGGACCATGTTGCTTTTTGAAATCAATCAGGGAAAATTACAAAATCTTCGTGTTGTTGAACTTGGCAAAAGAGCAAAATAA
- a CDS encoding sensor histidine kinase codes for MNKNSNYKRKLSIIIHILGWALFGLVIFVLSPLSAGVERPIAFWLKQSLNFSLLISIFYINFFYLIPKVLFKNKIPLFLIINLIAGLAYVGLLIAYDDWTKMPELMHKAFRPDVPYTPRPRNYYWDISQLLIFYMAVGISTSIASVQKWQSEEELRIEQKQQQINSELTYLKAQINPHFFFNTLNNIYSLTNIDVEKAKTALLKLSRMMRYVLYETEKTHTLLSKEIDFIKDFIELMRLRLSSKVNLEIEIPEKFEDASIAPMLILPFIENCFKHGISSQMESKISISLHVDQKKLILTTKNGIFKSNENTPEGNASGIGLQNTKRRLDLLYGNNYELDILDENPENEYHVNLKINL; via the coding sequence ATGAACAAAAACAGTAACTACAAACGAAAACTCTCGATAATCATCCATATTCTTGGTTGGGCTTTGTTTGGATTGGTCATCTTCGTACTTTCTCCACTATCTGCTGGCGTAGAGCGTCCAATAGCCTTTTGGCTGAAGCAATCACTCAATTTTTCTTTATTAATTAGTATTTTTTACATTAACTTTTTCTATTTAATTCCCAAAGTTCTTTTCAAAAATAAGATCCCCTTATTTTTAATTATCAACCTAATTGCTGGTCTAGCTTATGTGGGATTATTAATTGCTTATGACGATTGGACTAAGATGCCAGAATTGATGCACAAGGCCTTCAGACCTGATGTCCCTTATACTCCAAGACCTAGAAATTACTATTGGGACATTTCGCAACTTCTCATATTTTACATGGCAGTGGGTATTAGTACAAGTATTGCTTCGGTTCAAAAATGGCAATCTGAAGAAGAGTTGAGAATTGAACAAAAGCAACAACAAATCAACTCTGAATTGACGTATTTGAAAGCTCAAATCAATCCACACTTTTTCTTCAATACACTGAATAACATTTATTCCTTGACCAATATTGACGTAGAAAAAGCCAAAACAGCTTTGTTGAAACTTAGTAGAATGATGCGCTATGTGCTTTACGAAACAGAAAAAACACACACTCTTCTTTCTAAAGAAATTGACTTCATAAAAGATTTCATAGAATTAATGCGCTTGAGACTTTCGTCTAAGGTAAATTTAGAAATAGAAATCCCTGAAAAATTTGAAGATGCCTCAATTGCACCAATGTTGATTTTGCCATTTATTGAAAACTGCTTTAAACATGGAATTAGCTCACAAATGGAAAGCAAAATCAGTATATCGCTCCATGTCGATCAAAAGAAATTGATCTTAACTACAAAAAATGGTATTTTCAAATCAAATGAAAATACACCTGAAGGAAACGCTAGTGGGATTGGACTTCAAAACACAAAAAGAAGGTTAGATTTGCTGTATGGCAATAATTATGAACTTGATATCTTGGACGAAAATCCTGAAAATGAATATCATGTGAATCTTAAAATAAATCTCTAA
- a CDS encoding glycosyltransferase family 2 protein has protein sequence MQKAAIVILNYNGEEMLKRFLPSVLEHSYYPVIIADNASTDNSLLFLAQNYPLLQVLKLEKNTGFAGGYNEVLLLLQGHYEYYILLNSDVEVTPFWDRKLIDFLEQNPKYVAVQPKILSVLNEGYFDYAGAGGGFLDHLGYPYCRGRIFDSIEKDSSQYNDTVEVDWTSGACMAIKAEVFNKFEGFDDRFFAHMEEIDLCWRIRSAGFKVAYFGEVEVKHLGGGTLSRSSPRKTFLNFRNNLIMLHKNLPLEEFRKKYFVRILLDCLAAIVFLFQGKNRESKAIFEAHYDFQRIKKISKVNSMALNLSSKSVKKIDSIVWQYYVKNKKLFSEL, from the coding sequence ATGCAGAAGGCTGCAATAGTTATATTGAATTATAATGGGGAGGAAATGCTCAAGCGTTTTCTTCCTTCTGTTTTGGAGCATAGTTATTATCCAGTGATTATTGCAGATAATGCAAGTACTGATAATTCGCTTTTATTTTTGGCTCAAAATTATCCATTGCTTCAAGTTTTAAAACTTGAAAAAAACACAGGTTTTGCAGGTGGATATAATGAAGTGCTTCTGCTGCTCCAAGGGCATTATGAATATTATATCTTACTCAATTCTGATGTCGAAGTTACTCCTTTTTGGGACAGAAAACTGATTGATTTTTTAGAACAAAATCCGAAATATGTGGCTGTTCAGCCAAAAATTCTATCAGTTCTTAATGAAGGTTATTTTGATTATGCAGGTGCAGGTGGTGGTTTTTTGGATCATTTAGGTTACCCCTATTGTCGAGGAAGGATTTTTGATTCAATAGAAAAAGACAGTTCACAATATAATGATACAGTAGAAGTAGATTGGACTTCAGGAGCATGTATGGCTATCAAAGCTGAAGTTTTCAATAAATTTGAAGGCTTTGATGATCGTTTTTTTGCACACATGGAAGAAATTGATTTATGTTGGAGAATCAGATCTGCGGGATTCAAAGTTGCTTATTTTGGAGAGGTGGAGGTTAAGCATCTAGGGGGAGGTACCTTGTCAAGATCAAGTCCTAGAAAAACATTTTTGAATTTCAGAAACAATTTAATCATGTTGCATAAGAATTTACCACTTGAGGAGTTCAGAAAGAAATATTTCGTAAGAATTCTTCTTGATTGTCTAGCAGCAATTGTGTTTTTGTTTCAAGGAAAGAATAGAGAAAGCAAAGCAATTTTCGAGGCACACTATGATTTTCAGCGTATCAAAAAAATATCTAAGGTAAATTCTATGGCATTAAACTTGTCGTCAAAATCTGTCAAGAAAATTGACTCTATTGTTTGGCAATATTATGTTAAAAACAAAAAGTTATTTTCTGAACTTTAA
- a CDS encoding addiction module protein: MDIQSLKLDLINWLTNLQDKAILKQLQGLKEQDKNSILMSADQESELERRIQHYENGDSKFSSWEDVKQRVKDKAKDVL; this comes from the coding sequence ATGGATATTCAATCGCTTAAATTAGACTTGATTAATTGGCTAACTAATTTACAAGATAAAGCCATTTTGAAACAACTTCAAGGTTTAAAAGAACAAGATAAGAATTCAATTTTAATGAGTGCAGATCAGGAAAGTGAATTAGAAAGAAGAATTCAGCATTATGAAAATGGGGATTCAAAGTTTTCATCTTGGGAAGATGTAAAGCAAAGAGTCAAAGATAAAGCTAAAGATGTCTTATAA
- a CDS encoding TonB-dependent receptor domain-containing protein has product MKYQLLILALLVFLTPYKELQAQSTTTEKPVYRISGKILDAESGEPIPYAAAALLDAESMQNTTGAVADLDGEFVITGFKNGKYILQLSNLGFEPYKTQVIEITTGNTNVNLGEIKLKGEAIGLQEVTVQGQRALIEEKVDRTIYNAENDKTTIGGDASDVLRRVPMLSVDLDGNVSMRGSSNILVLIDGKQSAIVANNLADALKQIPAEEIKSVEVITSPSAKYDAEGTGGVLNIITKKNNLQGASLNINSSAGLRGSNLGLNASLKRGKMGWTLGGYGRSGYNILGSFENTQTLLNPNGSDVRIQQQAETRNNMLFGRYNLGWDYELNKYNFLTASVSVGVRNMRNRQEGLLTNTFIEDVLANSLLRDVNVDNLSNNVDFNFNYTKTFETPQKEFSLSGLYSRSNNNNDFVNSLYNGTFTDIASRIKNENLGINEEFTVQLDYVTPVGNSGTQILEYGAKNILRKAISDFAYFTAEGSEGEFQQVDDIAFSNEFNYDQNVSAAYASYTLGFLENYTVKGGLRYEYTNINADFKNSDLPADIPSYGVFVPSFNIGRKLANGNMLKAAYNRRIQRPSLQFLNPNINQANPQQQSQGNPLLDPELTDNYELAYSTFIGGSSLNFTSYFRNTTGSIQPVRTISDNDVIFTSFENIGSEKAIGFSVFSNINISGKFSLNGSIDTYYAMLTNGLDDPMFAASNEGYVVSGRLFGNYTLPKNWQLQAFTFARGRAVQLQGSAGGFGVYGMSINKQFNEKRGSVGFGMDNFFTKEFRIKNELITPTIMQQSTVGMRNMNFKINFSYRIGKLSVEGSRRKKRGVTNDDMKEGGEGAAGAIMNNN; this is encoded by the coding sequence ATGAAATACCAACTCTTAATTTTAGCACTTTTAGTTTTTCTAACGCCTTACAAGGAATTGCAGGCGCAGTCTACCACAACAGAAAAGCCAGTTTACAGAATCAGTGGTAAAATCTTAGATGCTGAATCAGGCGAGCCTATTCCTTACGCGGCCGCAGCACTTTTGGATGCAGAAAGTATGCAAAACACCACTGGTGCAGTTGCAGACTTAGACGGAGAATTTGTAATCACAGGATTCAAAAACGGAAAGTATATACTACAATTGAGTAATTTAGGTTTTGAACCTTACAAAACTCAGGTTATTGAAATTACCACTGGAAATACGAATGTGAACCTTGGTGAGATCAAGTTGAAAGGTGAAGCAATTGGACTTCAGGAAGTGACTGTTCAAGGTCAAAGAGCATTGATAGAAGAGAAAGTAGATAGAACGATTTATAACGCTGAAAATGACAAAACCACTATTGGTGGTGATGCAAGTGATGTGTTGAGAAGAGTACCAATGCTTTCAGTAGATTTGGATGGTAATGTTTCGATGCGAGGTAGTTCAAATATATTGGTTTTGATAGATGGAAAGCAATCAGCAATCGTAGCAAATAATCTTGCAGATGCATTGAAGCAGATTCCAGCGGAAGAAATCAAATCTGTAGAAGTAATCACTTCGCCATCTGCTAAGTATGATGCAGAAGGTACAGGTGGTGTTTTGAATATCATCACAAAGAAAAATAATCTTCAAGGAGCATCTTTGAATATCAATAGCAGTGCAGGATTAAGAGGATCAAACCTTGGTTTGAATGCTAGTTTGAAAAGAGGGAAAATGGGATGGACGCTCGGTGGTTACGGCAGAAGCGGCTATAATATCTTGGGATCTTTTGAAAATACCCAAACGCTTCTTAATCCTAATGGAAGTGATGTGAGAATTCAGCAACAAGCTGAAACAAGAAATAATATGCTTTTTGGAAGGTATAATCTTGGTTGGGATTATGAATTGAACAAATATAATTTCTTAACAGCATCTGTAAGTGTTGGAGTTAGAAATATGAGAAATAGACAAGAAGGGCTTTTAACCAATACTTTTATTGAAGATGTTTTAGCGAATTCGTTGTTGAGAGACGTTAATGTTGACAACTTATCTAATAACGTAGATTTCAATTTTAATTACACCAAGACATTTGAGACTCCTCAAAAGGAATTCAGTTTATCAGGACTTTATAGCAGAAGTAATAACAACAATGATTTTGTGAATAGCCTTTACAATGGAACATTTACAGATATTGCTAGCAGAATAAAAAATGAAAATCTAGGCATAAATGAAGAATTTACTGTTCAGTTAGATTACGTAACTCCTGTGGGAAATTCAGGGACACAAATCTTGGAATATGGTGCTAAAAACATCTTAAGGAAAGCAATCAGTGATTTCGCATACTTTACAGCTGAAGGTTCTGAAGGAGAATTTCAGCAGGTAGATGACATTGCTTTCTCCAACGAATTCAATTATGATCAGAATGTCTCTGCAGCATATGCTTCTTATACACTTGGATTCTTAGAAAATTATACTGTAAAAGGCGGATTGAGATATGAATACACCAATATCAATGCTGATTTTAAAAATTCTGATTTGCCAGCAGATATTCCTTCTTATGGGGTATTTGTACCAAGTTTCAACATCGGTAGAAAGTTAGCAAATGGGAACATGCTGAAGGCAGCTTATAACAGAAGAATCCAAAGACCTTCTTTGCAGTTTTTGAATCCTAACATTAATCAGGCAAACCCACAGCAACAGTCTCAAGGAAATCCATTACTTGACCCTGAATTGACAGATAATTATGAATTGGCTTATAGTACATTTATAGGAGGGAGTTCTTTAAACTTTACTTCTTATTTCAGAAATACGACAGGATCTATCCAGCCAGTAAGAACGATCAGTGATAATGATGTGATTTTCACAAGCTTTGAAAACATTGGTAGTGAAAAAGCAATAGGTTTCAGTGTGTTTTCAAATATTAATATATCAGGGAAATTCTCTTTGAACGGAAGTATTGATACCTATTATGCAATGCTTACTAATGGCTTAGATGACCCAATGTTTGCGGCTTCAAATGAAGGTTATGTAGTCAGTGGTAGATTATTTGGTAACTATACACTTCCGAAAAACTGGCAGCTTCAGGCTTTCACTTTTGCAAGAGGCAGAGCAGTTCAGTTGCAAGGTTCAGCGGGCGGATTTGGAGTCTATGGAATGAGCATCAACAAGCAGTTCAATGAAAAACGTGGTAGTGTAGGTTTTGGAATGGACAATTTCTTTACTAAAGAGTTTAGAATCAAAAATGAATTGATCACTCCGACAATCATGCAACAAAGTACGGTTGGTATGAGAAACATGAACTTCAAAATCAATTTCTCTTACAGAATCGGTAAACTTAGTGTAGAAGGAAGCAGAAGAAAGAAAAGAGGAGTAACTAATGATGATATGAAAGAAGGTGGTGAAGGTGCTGCTGGAGCGATAATGAATAATAACTAA
- a CDS encoding tetratricopeptide repeat protein: MFKITQSILTIAFLIVLFGNCSPKLSKFDNLLDGINAKPEALTMHRDSVRFKLDGAIPLQYLRSDVKILLYPEYSYGEGALRLSEIVAFDGAYTKVNNEVKVESNFVFPYLPGMESGELILKGLVMQKGRARNITSKKVADGLYTTPLLARIGQVTPDEPIPSIGVYMESDFSQIQREVSQEFTVSFPLASNLLKDNSLDNSDGSPMISLVNPGKVLKKITVTGIHSLEIQELDDTDVALRRSEIVGQKLRTLINNPNIPVISTIRRQDWFDFRILLAEYDGITPQQKEEYYKIILSEKAFDTQLREIQRLKTYNQVSRALFPKLRVAKISAVYENTGFSDPEVSASVYKLLNEGNSLEGFSKEQLIYAGQVAKRLKEKEQIFSLLNETDKSELSLNNLGVVYLNQAQRELNLREKNQLISKAISLFREANRLNPNSYSFYNLGQAYLLRGDYFEAYVAISEASSLERDETNEFLRFNEGLRGAIDIINGDYKLATIRLNRAPENESNLFNKGLAYFLAEDFRNALEAFEESVQYNREYGYGFYGLAMVATITDDKQAVFENLSKAVERSEYLRERSMTDLIFKKFRSDPEFLEVYK, encoded by the coding sequence ATGTTTAAAATCACGCAAAGTATATTGACAATCGCATTTTTAATTGTTCTTTTTGGCAACTGTTCGCCAAAGCTAAGCAAATTTGATAATTTGTTAGACGGAATAAATGCAAAACCTGAGGCATTGACTATGCATAGAGATTCTGTAAGGTTCAAATTGGATGGCGCTATTCCATTACAATATCTCAGAAGTGATGTAAAAATTCTTCTTTATCCAGAATATAGCTATGGAGAAGGTGCATTGAGGCTCTCTGAAATAGTTGCTTTTGATGGTGCTTACACGAAGGTTAATAATGAGGTTAAAGTAGAATCTAATTTTGTTTTCCCTTATCTACCAGGTATGGAATCGGGTGAGTTGATTCTCAAAGGCCTTGTTATGCAAAAAGGTCGTGCTAGAAATATTACTTCAAAAAAAGTGGCTGATGGATTATATACAACTCCACTTTTAGCGAGAATTGGTCAAGTGACTCCTGATGAGCCAATTCCATCAATTGGAGTTTACATGGAATCTGATTTTTCCCAAATTCAAAGAGAGGTTTCTCAAGAATTTACTGTTTCATTTCCTTTGGCAAGTAACTTATTGAAAGATAATTCCTTGGATAATTCAGATGGTTCGCCTATGATATCTTTGGTAAATCCAGGTAAGGTTCTCAAAAAAATCACCGTTACAGGAATACATTCATTGGAAATTCAAGAGCTTGATGATACAGATGTTGCTTTACGAAGGAGCGAAATAGTCGGTCAAAAATTAAGAACTCTAATTAATAATCCAAATATTCCAGTCATCTCTACCATAAGGCGACAGGATTGGTTTGATTTTAGGATTTTGCTTGCAGAATATGATGGAATCACACCTCAGCAAAAAGAAGAATATTATAAAATTATTTTAAGTGAAAAGGCTTTCGATACGCAACTCAGGGAGATTCAGCGATTGAAAACTTATAACCAAGTGTCAAGAGCACTTTTCCCGAAATTAAGAGTTGCAAAAATATCGGCTGTGTATGAGAATACAGGTTTTTCTGATCCAGAAGTTTCAGCGAGTGTATATAAATTATTGAATGAAGGGAATTCATTAGAAGGGTTTTCTAAAGAACAATTAATTTATGCTGGCCAAGTCGCAAAAAGATTAAAAGAGAAAGAGCAGATTTTTTCGCTTTTAAATGAAACAGATAAATCTGAGCTTTCCTTAAACAATCTTGGCGTAGTCTATCTCAATCAAGCCCAACGTGAGTTGAATTTGCGAGAGAAAAATCAACTAATAAGCAAAGCAATTAGTCTTTTTAGAGAGGCAAATAGATTAAACCCTAATTCCTATTCTTTTTATAATTTGGGACAAGCGTATTTATTGAGAGGAGATTATTTTGAAGCTTATGTTGCCATTTCTGAAGCATCTTCGCTTGAAAGAGATGAAACTAACGAGTTTTTAAGATTTAATGAAGGGCTACGTGGAGCTATCGATATCATTAATGGAGATTATAAGCTCGCAACGATTAGATTAAATCGAGCTCCTGAAAATGAAAGTAATTTGTTTAATAAAGGACTAGCATATTTTTTGGCAGAGGATTTTCGAAATGCTTTGGAGGCCTTCGAAGAAAGTGTCCAATATAATCGTGAATATGGCTATGGTTTTTATGGACTTGCTATGGTAGCAACGATTACTGATGATAAGCAAGCAGTTTTTGAAAATCTTTCAAAAGCTGTAGAAAGAAGTGAGTATTTACGAGAAAGGTCAATGACAGATTTGATTTTTAAAAAATTCAGATCAGATC
- a CDS encoding rhodanese-like domain-containing protein: protein MKNIFNNFSKAILLAFVFTFTLQINNASAQEEVKALTPDKFEKATKKSKKAVILDIRTPEEVADGHIEGAEFADFLGDDFEKEISTLDKKKTYYVYCRSAKRTIPATAKMKEMGFKKVFMLEGGLNNWIESGKSVIKPE, encoded by the coding sequence ATGAAAAACATATTTAACAACTTCTCAAAAGCCATCCTTTTAGCCTTTGTCTTCACATTCACTTTGCAGATCAACAACGCTTCTGCTCAGGAAGAAGTAAAAGCTTTAACTCCTGATAAATTCGAAAAAGCTACCAAAAAGAGCAAAAAAGCGGTAATTCTTGATATTAGAACTCCCGAGGAAGTAGCTGATGGTCATATCGAAGGCGCTGAGTTTGCAGACTTTTTGGGTGATGATTTTGAAAAGGAAATCAGCACCTTAGACAAGAAGAAAACATACTATGTCTATTGCAGATCTGCCAAACGAACGATTCCAGCCACTGCCAAAATGAAAGAGATGGGTTTCAAAAAAGTCTTTATGCTGGAAGGAGGTCTAAACAACTGGATCGAATCTGGTAAAAGCGTAATAAAACCAGAATAA
- a CDS encoding PspC domain-containing protein has product MNKLRLFFEDRAFGVCSRLGEKLNFPIDSIRLFFIYSSFITLGSPVIIYVSMAMMMKIRKYFRKMNNPVLFD; this is encoded by the coding sequence ATGAATAAACTAAGACTTTTCTTTGAAGACCGTGCCTTTGGTGTTTGCTCTAGATTAGGGGAAAAACTCAACTTTCCAATTGATAGCATTAGACTATTTTTTATATACAGCTCTTTCATCACTTTAGGTTCGCCTGTGATTATTTATGTCAGCATGGCAATGATGATGAAAATCAGGAAGTATTTTAGAAAGATGAACAATCCTGTTTTATTCGATTAA
- a CDS encoding pyruvate dehydrogenase complex E1 component subunit beta gives MRVIQFREALREAMSEEMRRNKNVFLMGEEVAEYNGAYKVSQGMLDEFGPERVYDTPIAELGFSGLGVGAAMNGLRPIIEFMTFNFSLVAIDQIINSAAKMYAMSGGAYNVPIVFRGATGNAGQLGATHSSNFENWFANTPGLKVVVPSNPYDAKGLLKAAIRDDDPVIFMESELMYGDKGEVPESEYLLPIGVADIKRKGKDVTIISFGKMMKVALEAAEELAKDGIEAEVIDLRTVRPIDYATCLESVKKTNRCVVVEEANPIAAISSELTYNIQRNAFDYLDAPVVRVNSMDVPLSYAPTYIDVTIPNVKRTIDAVKQVMYKK, from the coding sequence ATGAGAGTTATACAATTCAGAGAAGCATTAAGAGAAGCTATGTCAGAAGAAATGAGACGCAACAAAAACGTGTTTCTCATGGGTGAAGAAGTAGCAGAATACAACGGAGCTTACAAAGTATCCCAAGGCATGTTAGACGAGTTTGGTCCAGAGAGAGTATATGACACTCCTATTGCTGAACTAGGATTTTCTGGTCTTGGAGTAGGCGCTGCGATGAATGGACTTAGACCAATCATTGAGTTTATGACTTTCAACTTTTCTCTTGTAGCAATTGATCAAATCATCAACTCTGCCGCTAAGATGTATGCCATGTCTGGTGGTGCATACAATGTACCTATCGTATTCCGTGGTGCAACAGGGAATGCCGGACAACTTGGTGCTACGCACTCTTCAAATTTCGAAAACTGGTTTGCAAACACGCCAGGATTGAAAGTAGTAGTTCCTTCTAATCCTTACGATGCAAAAGGTTTATTGAAAGCAGCAATCAGAGATGATGATCCAGTAATTTTCATGGAGTCAGAATTAATGTATGGTGACAAAGGTGAAGTTCCCGAAAGCGAATATTTGTTACCTATCGGAGTTGCTGATATCAAAAGAAAAGGAAAAGATGTAACGATAATTTCTTTTGGTAAGATGATGAAAGTAGCTTTGGAAGCTGCTGAAGAACTTGCTAAAGATGGTATTGAAGCTGAAGTGATTGATTTGAGAACTGTGAGACCAATTGATTACGCTACATGTCTTGAGTCTGTTAAGAAGACAAACAGATGCGTTGTAGTGGAAGAAGCAAACCCAATTGCTGCCATCTCTTCTGAATTGACTTACAATATCCAAAGAAATGCATTTGATTACCTTGATGCACCTGTTGTTAGAGTAAACTCGATGGATGTGCCATTGAGTTATGCACCAACTTACATTGATGTAACTATCCCGAACGTAAAAAGAACCATCGATGCTGTAAAGCAAGTGATGTATAAGAAATAA
- a CDS encoding YbaB/EbfC family nucleoid-associated protein, with the protein MFDFMNIMNKVKEAQAKIKETQAKLVHLTAEGEAGAGMVKVIVNGNRKVVSIAMDDTLINPSDKEMLSDLTVAAINKAMEAIEVKIKEEMKSATEGMMPNIPGMDLGNMF; encoded by the coding sequence ATGTTTGATTTTATGAATATCATGAATAAGGTGAAAGAAGCTCAAGCCAAAATCAAAGAGACTCAGGCTAAGCTCGTGCACCTTACTGCAGAGGGAGAGGCTGGTGCAGGAATGGTTAAAGTAATTGTCAACGGTAATCGAAAAGTAGTTTCCATAGCTATGGATGATACGCTAATCAATCCATCAGACAAAGAAATGCTAAGTGATTTGACCGTGGCAGCGATAAACAAAGCAATGGAAGCGATCGAAGTTAAGATTAAAGAGGAAATGAAGTCAGCTACCGAAGGAATGATGCCAAATATTCCAGGCATGGATTTAGGAAATATGTTTTAA
- the hisS gene encoding histidine--tRNA ligase yields MAIQKPTLPKGTRDFGPLQMARRNYIFDIIKDTFKLFGYQQLETPSMENLSTLTGKYGDEGDQLLFKILNSGDYLKDVTAADLEAGASATLSKVSEKGLRYDLTVPFARYVVMNRNEISYPFKRFQIQPVWRADRPQRGRYREFYQCDADVVGTDSLVCELEILLMIKRVFAQLGLKDYAIKINNRKILTGLAEVIGSAGRESDLCVAIDKLDKIGWEKVQEELVQREFSSDAISNLNPIIDLKGSNAEKLEFLSSFLASSETGLKGVEELREVFDLIEQYGDTEDFIDFDVVLARGLSYYTGAIFEVKVNNVSIGSVSGGGRYDNLTGVFGLEGVSGVGFSFGVDRIYDVLEELDLFPSDQLKGTQVLITYFDEEGKKYGLKVLNQLRSNEIPAELYPDISKIKKQFTYADKKQIPFVIVIGSEEIEKSEVSLKNLITGNQKAMSLKQAIEEVKKGV; encoded by the coding sequence ATGGCAATTCAGAAACCTACTTTACCTAAAGGCACGAGAGATTTTGGTCCGCTTCAGATGGCTAGGAGAAATTATATTTTTGATATCATCAAAGATACTTTTAAGCTTTTTGGCTATCAGCAGCTTGAGACTCCTTCAATGGAAAATCTCAGTACGCTAACTGGGAAATACGGTGATGAAGGAGATCAGTTGCTTTTTAAAATTCTGAATAGTGGGGATTATTTGAAGGATGTTACTGCTGCTGACTTGGAAGCAGGAGCGAGTGCTACTTTATCAAAAGTTTCAGAAAAAGGACTTCGTTATGACCTCACAGTTCCTTTTGCGCGCTATGTGGTGATGAATCGGAATGAGATTTCTTATCCATTCAAACGATTCCAAATTCAGCCTGTTTGGAGAGCCGATAGGCCGCAAAGAGGGAGATATAGGGAATTCTATCAGTGTGATGCAGATGTAGTTGGGACGGATAGTTTGGTTTGTGAGTTGGAGATTTTACTGATGATCAAGCGGGTATTTGCTCAGTTAGGTTTGAAGGATTATGCGATTAAAATCAACAACAGAAAAATTCTCACAGGCTTAGCAGAAGTAATCGGTTCAGCAGGGCGAGAGTCAGATTTGTGTGTCGCAATTGATAAACTGGATAAAATTGGTTGGGAAAAAGTACAAGAGGAACTTGTTCAGCGTGAGTTTTCTTCCGATGCTATCAGCAACTTAAACCCTATTATAGATTTAAAAGGATCGAATGCTGAAAAATTAGAGTTTTTATCTTCCTTCTTGGCGAGTTCAGAAACTGGACTAAAAGGAGTAGAAGAATTAAGAGAAGTTTTTGACCTAATCGAACAATATGGAGACACGGAAGATTTTATTGATTTTGATGTGGTTTTGGCCAGAGGCTTGTCTTATTATACAGGTGCGATTTTCGAAGTAAAAGTAAATAACGTATCCATCGGCTCGGTTAGTGGAGGCGGAAGATATGATAATTTAACAGGTGTTTTTGGTCTTGAGGGGGTTTCTGGAGTTGGTTTTTCCTTTGGAGTAGATAGGATTTATGATGTTTTAGAGGAGTTGGATTTATTCCCGTCTGATCAGCTGAAAGGAACTCAGGTTTTGATTACATACTTTGATGAGGAGGGTAAAAAATATGGTTTGAAGGTGCTCAATCAATTGAGAAGCAATGAAATTCCAGCTGAACTTTATCCAGATATTTCCAAAATTAAGAAGCAATTTACTTATGCTGACAAGAAGCAAATTCCTTTTGTGATTGTAATTGGATCTGAAGAAATAGAAAAGAGCGAAGTGAGTTTGAAAAATCTAATTACTGGAAACCAAAAAGCTATGTCACTTAAGCAGGCAATTGAAGAAGTAAAAAAAGGAGTTTGA